In Actinoplanes derwentensis, the following proteins share a genomic window:
- a CDS encoding replication-relaxation family protein, whose amino-acid sequence MPIPTSTEQRLLRAQSALTGRDLRLLGWLYDHGVLTTDQINTALYGSLTFCQRRLLKLLALGVVARFRPQRWEGGSYPYHYLLDQLGTEIVAAQRRDPLPRRDQARQRRQHLTSRANLPHLLATNQFFVDLAGHERTHPGSRLIQWRSASALQERGAFFRTGDDPSLMLLKNLPRPDAHGIWTEHDRQMPFLLEMDLGTESLTVLANKIINYVRLADMTRWRWPVLFWLPSTRRELHLHHLLTDTDVPDLVATAAGDHATTTGQSPAENVWWLHGHHGPRLRLAELPYDDHEITEHN is encoded by the coding sequence ATGCCTATCCCTACCAGCACTGAACAGCGCCTACTGCGGGCGCAATCCGCTCTCACCGGCCGTGATCTGCGGCTACTCGGCTGGCTCTACGACCACGGCGTCCTGACCACCGACCAGATCAACACCGCCCTGTACGGGTCGCTGACGTTCTGTCAGCGGCGGCTGCTCAAGCTGCTCGCGTTGGGCGTGGTGGCCCGGTTCCGGCCACAGCGCTGGGAGGGCGGCTCCTATCCGTACCACTACCTGCTCGACCAACTCGGCACCGAAATCGTCGCCGCCCAACGCCGCGACCCCCTGCCCCGTCGCGACCAAGCGAGGCAGCGCCGCCAGCACCTCACGTCCCGGGCGAACCTGCCGCACCTGCTGGCCACCAACCAGTTCTTCGTCGACCTGGCCGGCCACGAACGCACCCACCCCGGCAGCCGCCTCATCCAATGGCGGTCCGCTTCCGCCCTGCAAGAGAGAGGAGCTTTCTTCCGCACCGGCGACGACCCCAGCCTGATGCTGCTCAAGAACCTGCCCCGCCCGGACGCCCACGGCATCTGGACCGAACACGACCGGCAGATGCCCTTCCTGCTCGAGATGGATCTCGGCACCGAAAGCCTGACCGTCCTCGCCAACAAGATCATCAACTACGTCCGGCTCGCGGACATGACCCGCTGGCGGTGGCCGGTGCTGTTCTGGCTGCCCTCGACCCGCCGCGAACTCCACCTCCACCACCTCCTGACCGACACCGACGTCCCCGACCTGGTGGCCACCGCCGCCGGCGACCACGCCACCACCACCGGGCAGTCGCCCGCCGAGAACGTGTGGTGGCTGCACGGCCACCACGGCCCCCGGCTACGCCTGGCCGAACTCCCGTACGACGACCACGAGATCACGGAGCACAACTGA
- the pglW gene encoding BREX system serine/threonine kinase PglW has protein sequence MQEGRWTTITPSQFAHEREALAYVQQLLPDTEPYRAWSNFTFTAQTGHPYEVDLLVAAPSGLYLIEIKSLNGRLVSSGSNWIQHGPSQTRTFDNPLHLADAKAKKLKSLLQTAASRRRGSPIRIPFVQAAVFLSKPGLQVELSDHHLHGVYGPEPVGPNPANRLPTIGALLQRPPQDERQRVTAEMSRAFPDLLAEIGIARSRRHYQIGSWELETRPFDVGPTWQDHLAKHRDLERERRRVRIYLVERNAVQTERASIERAAKREMLVLHGISHPGIVQVDSMESHEAGPALIFRYDPRSIRLDHYMAQYQDRLDAPARLTMIRQLAETVAYAHRRHLHHRALSARSILVTPGPKRRGGSEEEAWLLPQLQISDWQVATRGTDSAGSDGSGGLVALSTHAAAHLERSAEAYLAPEMTAPRPDPVAMDIFGLGSLAYLILTGQPPAAQRPELLSRLTRDNGLRASSVADSISEFADELVQAATAPVPAQRLTTAAEFLEMLELVEEELTAPSSPPSVHPAQAEPEPTDPLEARSGDKVGEWTVRKRLGTGSTCRAFLADNDRTGRAEVLKVGLSDEKASRLTHEARVLSPLTDSRVIRLARPEPLRIADRTIIVLEHAGDRTLARKLRDDGRLTVDELETYSDYLFGALDYLEGEGVYHRDIKPDNIAIRIRPNRTRQLVLFDFSLAGVSVKEINAGTPRYLDPFLGAVNRPVYDKHAEWYALAVTLHEMASGELPGWGDGSADPQHTEGPPVLAAEAFDPAIRDGLVDFLQLALHRDSRARFASLKDMRDAWQQVFRRSDASAPVGTNHPEPQEEPDVEGAEAARDEAAAKATRATALEAAGLTPRAVSAAHRLDAATVGDLLTVANKLAHLPGLGAKTRQELQRRVKDWRARLAERETLPTSPNARRSAAAEASAESSGGPVDAELVRVGLDAIATLLIPAKNGRNATEVDGTRILLRLPDETGTLPGLTPWPQQPQVAAALNVTPGRVAQILGKQRKRWNDIPVVSSVRTELIDLLRDGGRVMGVDELATALLTSRGSMRTGDELRHTVALAAVRAAVEIDALAEEPRLLTRRHGDRLLVALEAGEDDGPDTPAAPALLDYADALGKAADRLAGNEVLPSPATVLRTLGTVTAPGGAADAIDERRRVLLAAVASENAAATARLEIYPRNLDPVRALRLAQAGVLPPAGLPGQSRGLTPAQIADRVAARFPDLAPLPGHPRLDRLLTEAGFELIWNRDHYTAPTQAAASSSMTIVRRRSSASTAPTAWTADSPILASALRSEERLTGAASAGGFRALTVRLSRYALAREELVRRFSARPLNIASRFLVTLHGLVDARPRPTWETVLGADIAEPGTRSAIKLGEYVEQAWASVAPQLLDELQAGSGPLLLHDAAVLARYRAMKRLYELADAARGGSGDLWLLCPTEDPDLLPKLDGTVVRVGDNEWISLPDAWVENTHRSAASA, from the coding sequence ATGCAAGAAGGCCGGTGGACCACGATCACGCCATCGCAGTTCGCGCACGAGCGCGAGGCTCTGGCGTACGTACAGCAACTACTTCCGGACACCGAGCCATATCGCGCATGGTCAAACTTCACCTTCACCGCGCAGACCGGCCACCCGTACGAGGTCGACCTGCTCGTCGCCGCACCGAGCGGGCTCTATCTCATCGAGATCAAGAGCCTGAACGGGCGGCTCGTTTCCAGCGGTTCGAACTGGATTCAGCACGGCCCTAGCCAGACCCGCACCTTTGACAACCCGCTCCATCTGGCCGATGCCAAGGCGAAGAAGCTCAAGTCGCTTCTGCAAACCGCGGCCTCCCGGCGGCGAGGGTCGCCTATCCGGATTCCGTTCGTGCAAGCTGCGGTGTTCCTGTCGAAGCCCGGCCTGCAGGTCGAGCTTTCCGATCATCACCTGCATGGTGTCTACGGACCCGAGCCGGTCGGCCCTAACCCGGCGAACCGGCTGCCGACCATCGGTGCGCTGTTGCAACGCCCGCCGCAGGACGAGCGGCAGCGAGTCACTGCCGAGATGTCCCGGGCGTTCCCCGACCTGCTCGCCGAGATCGGCATCGCACGTAGCCGTCGGCATTACCAGATCGGCTCGTGGGAACTGGAGACTCGTCCGTTCGACGTCGGCCCCACCTGGCAGGACCACCTCGCCAAGCACCGCGATCTGGAACGTGAACGCCGTCGGGTGCGGATCTACCTGGTCGAGCGCAATGCGGTGCAGACCGAGCGGGCGAGCATCGAGCGCGCGGCCAAACGGGAGATGCTCGTCCTGCACGGCATCAGCCACCCCGGCATCGTCCAGGTCGACTCGATGGAGTCACACGAGGCCGGCCCGGCACTGATCTTCCGGTACGACCCGCGATCGATCCGACTCGACCACTACATGGCCCAATACCAGGATCGCCTGGACGCGCCGGCTCGGCTCACTATGATCCGCCAGTTGGCCGAGACGGTGGCGTACGCGCATCGCCGTCACCTTCACCATCGGGCACTGTCCGCCCGCAGCATTCTCGTCACCCCAGGCCCGAAGCGGCGCGGCGGCTCTGAGGAAGAGGCGTGGCTGCTTCCGCAACTGCAGATCAGCGACTGGCAGGTCGCGACCCGAGGAACCGACTCTGCTGGAAGTGATGGCAGCGGCGGCTTGGTAGCGCTGTCAACACACGCGGCGGCCCACCTCGAACGGTCAGCGGAGGCGTACCTGGCACCGGAAATGACCGCTCCGCGGCCGGACCCGGTCGCGATGGACATCTTCGGCCTTGGTTCGCTGGCCTACCTGATCCTCACCGGGCAGCCTCCAGCTGCGCAGCGTCCCGAGCTGCTGTCTCGCCTGACCCGCGACAACGGCCTGCGTGCCTCGTCGGTCGCCGATTCCATCTCCGAGTTCGCAGACGAGCTCGTGCAGGCCGCGACGGCGCCGGTGCCGGCTCAGCGGCTGACGACCGCCGCCGAGTTCCTCGAGATGCTTGAGCTGGTCGAGGAGGAGCTGACCGCACCTTCGTCGCCCCCATCCGTGCATCCAGCGCAGGCGGAACCCGAGCCGACTGATCCGCTTGAGGCACGCTCCGGTGACAAGGTCGGCGAATGGACCGTCCGTAAGCGGCTCGGGACAGGTTCGACCTGCCGTGCCTTCCTCGCCGACAACGACCGCACCGGCCGCGCCGAAGTACTCAAGGTCGGCCTTTCCGACGAGAAGGCCAGCCGTCTCACCCATGAAGCGCGAGTCCTGAGCCCGCTGACCGACTCCCGGGTGATCCGGCTGGCCCGGCCCGAGCCGTTGCGGATCGCCGACCGCACCATCATCGTGCTGGAGCACGCCGGTGACCGGACGCTGGCCCGCAAACTTCGCGACGACGGCCGGCTCACCGTCGACGAGCTGGAAACCTACAGCGACTACCTCTTCGGTGCACTGGACTACCTGGAAGGCGAGGGCGTCTACCACCGCGACATCAAGCCGGACAACATCGCGATCCGGATCCGTCCCAATCGCACCCGCCAACTCGTGCTCTTCGACTTCTCGCTGGCCGGGGTGTCGGTCAAGGAGATCAACGCGGGCACACCGCGATACCTCGACCCATTCCTGGGCGCGGTCAACCGGCCTGTCTACGACAAGCACGCCGAGTGGTACGCCCTGGCCGTCACCCTGCACGAGATGGCCTCCGGTGAGCTGCCCGGCTGGGGCGACGGCAGCGCCGATCCGCAGCACACCGAGGGACCGCCGGTCCTCGCCGCCGAAGCATTCGACCCCGCGATCCGTGACGGTTTGGTCGACTTCCTCCAACTTGCCCTACACCGTGACAGCCGCGCTCGGTTCGCCTCGCTCAAGGACATGCGCGACGCCTGGCAGCAGGTCTTCCGACGCTCCGACGCCAGTGCCCCGGTCGGTACCAACCACCCCGAACCGCAGGAGGAACCGGATGTCGAGGGCGCTGAGGCCGCCCGCGACGAGGCCGCCGCCAAGGCGACCCGGGCCACTGCCCTGGAAGCCGCCGGTCTGACGCCCCGAGCGGTCTCCGCTGCCCACCGCCTGGACGCCGCTACGGTCGGTGACCTGCTCACCGTGGCGAACAAGCTGGCCCACCTACCCGGCCTGGGCGCGAAGACCCGCCAGGAGCTGCAGCGCCGGGTCAAGGACTGGCGTGCCCGGCTCGCCGAGCGGGAAACCCTGCCCACCTCACCAAACGCCCGCCGCAGCGCTGCCGCCGAGGCGTCCGCCGAATCCTCCGGCGGCCCCGTCGACGCCGAACTCGTCCGGGTGGGCCTGGACGCGATCGCCACCCTGCTCATCCCGGCCAAGAACGGCCGCAACGCCACTGAGGTCGACGGCACCCGGATCCTGCTGCGTTTGCCGGACGAGACCGGAACACTGCCCGGCCTGACACCCTGGCCCCAACAGCCTCAGGTCGCCGCCGCCCTGAACGTCACCCCCGGTCGGGTCGCGCAGATCCTCGGCAAACAGCGCAAACGCTGGAACGACATTCCGGTCGTGTCCAGCGTCCGCACCGAGCTGATCGACCTGCTGCGCGACGGCGGCCGGGTGATGGGCGTCGACGAACTCGCCACCGCCCTGCTCACCAGCCGTGGATCCATGCGTACCGGCGACGAGCTACGCCACACCGTCGCACTCGCCGCGGTCCGCGCCGCCGTCGAGATCGACGCCCTCGCCGAAGAACCGCGCCTGCTGACCCGCCGCCACGGCGACCGGCTGCTTGTGGCGCTGGAGGCCGGCGAGGACGACGGCCCAGACACCCCGGCCGCACCTGCCCTGCTCGACTACGCCGACGCGCTCGGCAAGGCCGCCGACCGCCTCGCCGGCAACGAGGTGCTGCCCAGTCCCGCCACCGTGTTGCGTACCCTCGGGACCGTAACCGCACCGGGCGGCGCCGCCGACGCCATCGACGAACGGCGTAGGGTCCTGCTCGCCGCGGTGGCTTCGGAGAACGCCGCCGCCACGGCCCGCCTGGAGATCTACCCGCGCAACCTCGATCCCGTCCGGGCGCTCCGCCTTGCCCAAGCCGGCGTCCTTCCACCAGCCGGCCTGCCCGGTCAATCGCGCGGTCTCACCCCCGCGCAGATCGCCGACCGGGTCGCCGCCCGCTTCCCGGACCTCGCGCCGTTGCCCGGACACCCCCGCCTTGACCGCCTGCTGACCGAGGCCGGCTTCGAGCTGATCTGGAATCGCGACCACTACACCGCTCCCACCCAGGCCGCCGCGTCCTCGTCCATGACCATCGTGCGACGCCGGTCATCGGCGTCGACAGCGCCCACCGCGTGGACCGCGGACTCTCCGATCCTCGCCTCGGCGCTGCGCTCCGAGGAACGCCTGACCGGTGCGGCGTCCGCCGGAGGTTTCCGGGCCTTGACCGTACGACTCTCCCGGTACGCCCTGGCCCGCGAAGAACTCGTCCGGCGCTTCTCCGCCCGGCCGCTCAACATTGCCTCCCGATTCCTGGTGACGTTGCACGGCCTGGTCGATGCTCGCCCGAGACCGACCTGGGAAACCGTGCTCGGCGCGGACATCGCCGAACCCGGCACCCGCTCGGCAATCAAACTGGGCGAGTACGTGGAGCAGGCGTGGGCATCGGTCGCGCCGCAACTGCTCGACGAACTCCAGGCCGGCAGTGGCCCGCTTCTGCTGCACGACGCGGCAGTCCTGGCCCGCTACCGGGCGATGAAGCGACTGTACGAACTGGCGGACGCGGCCCGCGGCGGCAGCGGCGACCTGTGGCTGCTGTGCCCGACCGAAGACCCGGATCTGCTGCCGAAACTCGACGGCACCGTCGTCCGGGTCGGCGACAACGAATGGATCTCCCTCCCGGACGCCTGGGTGGAGAACACACACCGCAGCGCAGCTAGCGCATGA
- a CDS encoding winged helix-turn-helix domain-containing protein, with translation MAKSKTQLIIDDISTQIESGRLKPGDRLPSTAELRAQYDVSITVVRNAIQWLKAKGLVEGLSGVGVFVTEQGEQPKS, from the coding sequence GTGGCGAAGTCCAAAACGCAGTTGATCATCGATGACATCAGCACGCAGATCGAATCGGGTCGCCTCAAACCGGGCGACCGCCTACCGAGTACTGCCGAACTCCGAGCGCAGTACGACGTATCGATCACCGTAGTACGCAACGCGATTCAGTGGCTCAAGGCGAAAGGACTCGTCGAGGGCCTCTCCGGTGTCGGCGTTTTCGTCACCGAGCAGGGCGAACAGCCCAAGAGCTAG
- a CDS encoding recombinase family protein — protein sequence MAATTARSRRRRPRTGFGDTPTGTRRVALYLRRSTDDEHQPFSIDAQLAALTSYVNSQPGWIIAGEPFTDDASGATTERPGLQRALRAAAAGRYDVLLVYRVDRFSRRLSDLLNLLGQLEGAGVAFTSATEPFDTSTSIGRMLVQLLGVFAEFERETIIDRVINGMNAKAAKGKWPGGNRPYGYLINRETQKLVPHEHEAAILSEIVRMYVKKRLGTRAIADELNRRGVTNRTTVVSTSSGETEDGEWPGHVAVGPAGGFGDVGAACQA from the coding sequence GTGGCAGCCACCACCGCCCGCTCCCGACGCCGCCGCCCACGCACCGGTTTCGGCGACACCCCCACCGGCACCCGCCGCGTCGCCCTCTACCTGCGCCGCTCCACCGACGACGAGCACCAGCCGTTCTCCATCGACGCCCAACTCGCCGCTCTCACCTCGTACGTCAACTCTCAACCCGGATGGATCATCGCCGGAGAACCCTTCACCGACGACGCATCCGGAGCCACCACCGAACGCCCCGGCCTGCAACGAGCCCTACGCGCCGCCGCAGCCGGCCGCTACGACGTACTACTCGTCTACCGCGTCGACCGGTTCTCCCGCCGCCTGTCCGACCTGCTGAACCTGCTCGGCCAACTCGAAGGCGCCGGAGTCGCGTTCACCTCCGCCACCGAACCGTTCGACACCTCCACCTCCATCGGACGCATGCTCGTCCAACTCCTCGGCGTCTTCGCCGAATTCGAACGAGAAACCATCATCGACCGCGTCATCAACGGAATGAACGCCAAAGCCGCCAAAGGAAAATGGCCCGGCGGTAACCGCCCCTACGGCTACCTCATCAACCGGGAAACCCAGAAACTCGTACCACACGAACACGAAGCGGCGATCCTCTCCGAAATCGTCCGCATGTACGTGAAGAAACGCCTCGGCACCCGCGCCATCGCCGACGAACTCAACCGGCGCGGCGTCACCAACCGCACCACGGTCGTTTCAACATCATCTGGTGAGACCGAGGATGGTGAATGGCCTGGTCATGTCGCGGTTGGCCCAGCGGGTGGCTTCGGTGATGTCGGTGCGGCCTGCCAGGCGTAG
- a CDS encoding FtsK/SpoIIIE domain-containing protein — protein sequence MGSIAQFLGRAVDLHRQAASLLLDAEASVAGLEDDQFAGAAADGELRRLVAQLQAVAQAGLPGWLGMPLDGRIVSRQLGQDARSGGPLFLRVGDAEPIRNSVFWAAAPFVGAGHLAIDTDARDRSVAAWLRGVLVRTIAALPEGSVRVLPVDGAMLGAVFTAFRPLIDAEAWAAPATTLAGLRTALDEAERQITAAQAGDLQALPVLLIAVAALPSGHGRAEWARLAAIAHAGPAARVHLLLAGWPPTLMHGDGPPRLDHTTMISSGVDGWWRMSETPGPYRLSADGSGLAAPIRLDPGASEDVAAEFSRRMAATAAVARRTDFASLMPDRIWQESSATGLRATVGRDGRIPYELVLDDATPHMLLAGRSGAGKTNLLLILLYALASRYSPDELGLYLLDFKEGVSFVEFTPTLKDPSWIPHARTVGIESDREYGLAVLQALTREMNRRAAALKAAGVTKLADLRASTDVALPRLVVVIDEFQVLFGANDTLARDAVAALEDLARKGRSYGIHLILASQTLAGIEALYTKKDSIFGQFPLRIALPGGSGILESGNTAADGLPVGSAVVNNAGGVEQANRTVRFPEADPASLAAQRHILWQSRSPVNEPPAVFAGYAEHHIDDDPLYRALTPQVRRRQALVGRAIDVGLPTVGFAMDAVPGRHLAVLGTSTIGADVLHAATASLASQHEPGTARFVVASFAAVADQVVDDLVAALTAAGHDCTEADGGTVRAILAELATAVPGRPTYLVAFAADVIVPLLGERGPERRTGLDDLRIVLRQGPGHGVHVLSWWRVARRFSDAIGGSAGREDVACLVALNVPGSELSSLLGDHTLSWQPRSNRALLLDRHDQRQRLIVPFVRPGRHDEINEPG from the coding sequence ATGGGTTCGATCGCGCAGTTTCTTGGGCGAGCGGTGGATTTGCATCGGCAGGCTGCGTCGTTGCTGCTGGATGCGGAGGCGTCGGTCGCTGGGCTGGAGGATGACCAGTTCGCGGGTGCAGCGGCCGATGGTGAGCTGAGGCGGCTGGTAGCTCAGCTGCAGGCCGTGGCCCAAGCTGGCCTGCCCGGCTGGCTCGGCATGCCGCTCGACGGGCGGATCGTCAGCCGTCAGCTCGGTCAGGACGCGCGGTCGGGTGGCCCGCTGTTCCTACGGGTGGGCGATGCTGAGCCGATCCGTAACAGCGTGTTCTGGGCGGCAGCGCCGTTCGTCGGCGCCGGCCACCTGGCAATCGACACCGACGCCCGAGACCGATCCGTGGCGGCATGGCTGCGCGGTGTCCTGGTGCGCACGATCGCGGCACTGCCGGAGGGCAGCGTGCGGGTGCTGCCGGTGGACGGGGCGATGCTCGGTGCCGTGTTCACCGCATTCCGGCCGCTCATCGATGCCGAGGCGTGGGCCGCCCCGGCCACCACGCTCGCCGGACTGCGCACCGCCCTGGACGAGGCGGAGCGGCAGATCACCGCAGCGCAAGCCGGCGATCTGCAGGCACTGCCCGTGCTGCTGATCGCCGTCGCCGCGTTGCCCTCGGGGCATGGGCGTGCCGAGTGGGCGCGGCTGGCAGCGATCGCTCATGCCGGCCCGGCCGCGCGGGTGCACCTGCTGCTGGCGGGCTGGCCGCCCACGCTCATGCACGGCGACGGGCCACCACGGCTGGACCACACGACGATGATCAGCTCGGGCGTGGACGGCTGGTGGAGGATGTCCGAGACGCCAGGCCCGTACCGGTTGTCGGCCGACGGCAGCGGTCTTGCCGCACCGATCCGGCTTGATCCCGGTGCCAGCGAGGACGTGGCAGCCGAGTTCAGCCGCCGGATGGCGGCGACCGCGGCGGTGGCCCGGCGCACGGACTTCGCGTCGCTGATGCCGGACCGAATCTGGCAGGAGTCGTCCGCGACCGGGTTGCGGGCGACTGTCGGCCGGGACGGGCGGATCCCGTACGAGCTGGTACTGGACGACGCGACGCCGCACATGCTGCTCGCCGGGCGATCCGGCGCGGGCAAGACGAACCTGCTGTTGATCCTGCTGTACGCCCTCGCGTCGCGATACTCGCCGGACGAGTTGGGTCTGTATCTGCTCGATTTCAAGGAGGGTGTGTCGTTCGTCGAGTTCACGCCCACCCTGAAAGACCCGTCCTGGATCCCGCACGCCCGCACGGTCGGCATCGAGTCCGACCGCGAGTACGGGCTCGCCGTCCTGCAAGCCCTGACTCGGGAAATGAACCGCCGCGCCGCCGCACTCAAAGCTGCCGGGGTCACCAAGCTGGCCGACCTGCGCGCCAGCACCGACGTGGCGCTGCCGCGCCTGGTGGTCGTGATCGACGAGTTCCAGGTGCTGTTCGGTGCCAACGACACCCTCGCCCGCGATGCCGTCGCCGCTTTGGAGGACCTCGCCCGCAAGGGCCGCTCCTACGGCATCCACCTCATCCTCGCCTCCCAGACACTGGCCGGGATCGAAGCGCTGTACACGAAAAAGGACTCGATCTTCGGACAGTTCCCGCTGCGGATCGCGCTGCCCGGCGGCTCCGGCATCCTCGAATCCGGCAACACCGCCGCCGACGGCCTCCCGGTCGGCTCCGCCGTGGTCAACAACGCCGGCGGCGTCGAGCAGGCCAACCGGACCGTCCGGTTTCCCGAAGCCGACCCGGCCTCGCTCGCCGCACAGCGCCACATCCTGTGGCAGTCCAGGTCGCCGGTCAACGAGCCGCCCGCGGTGTTCGCCGGCTACGCCGAGCACCACATCGACGACGACCCGCTCTACCGCGCGCTCACCCCGCAGGTCCGCCGCCGGCAAGCCCTCGTCGGCCGGGCCATCGACGTCGGCTTACCGACCGTCGGCTTCGCCATGGACGCCGTACCTGGCCGACACCTGGCCGTCCTCGGCACCTCCACCATCGGCGCGGACGTCCTGCACGCCGCCACGGCCAGTCTCGCCAGCCAACACGAGCCCGGCACCGCCCGCTTCGTGGTCGCCAGTTTCGCCGCTGTCGCCGACCAGGTCGTCGATGACCTCGTCGCCGCTTTGACCGCTGCCGGGCACGACTGCACCGAAGCCGACGGCGGAACAGTTCGCGCGATCCTCGCCGAACTCGCCACCGCTGTGCCCGGCAGGCCGACATATCTGGTGGCGTTCGCCGCCGACGTCATCGTGCCGCTACTGGGCGAACGCGGCCCGGAACGCCGTACCGGCCTCGACGACCTGCGCATCGTGCTCCGCCAAGGGCCTGGCCACGGGGTCCACGTGCTGAGCTGGTGGCGAGTCGCCCGCCGCTTCTCCGACGCCATCGGAGGCTCCGCCGGACGCGAAGACGTGGCCTGCCTGGTCGCGCTCAACGTCCCCGGCAGCGAGCTGTCCTCGCTGCTCGGTGACCACACGCTGTCCTGGCAACCTCGCTCCAACCGGGCACTGCTGCTCGACCGGCACGACCAACGCCAACGGCTCATCGTGCCGTTCGTACGCCCCGGCCGCCACGACGAGATCAACGAACCGGGATGA
- a CDS encoding ADP-ribosylglycohydrolase family protein, giving the protein MTLAAEQAAEEDRLGLVVDRLAEDRAAMLARVTTKVTTKQLSTARGCVLGLVLGDAIGAADAEVASSSTLRATSAAQLACFTIEGVIRAHVRMTHKGICHPPGLVWHAYARWASMQGISGITPWEKEVWPDGWLAQVPVLAARRGSAPATVTALQNGTMGQIDKPAGSSVGAHALTRVLPAGLVGDWVAEPGRFAAEIAATTHAGEAVHAAAVGARIVANIVKGQGIEEAVQQSESEGMSLLKQPFDSPVASAVETARSQPRQTTKLAHLTPDARAAAALAGGVYVALSFPERDQIRDALLFAASGSNGNHVAAVAGALLGAAHGADALPLDWVSRLELAWVADVLARDLIAEFVDKPSGTEYTPGGDPHWWNRYPGW; this is encoded by the coding sequence ATGACTTTAGCCGCCGAACAGGCTGCTGAAGAGGACCGTCTTGGCCTGGTTGTCGACCGTTTGGCGGAAGATCGCGCCGCTATGCTCGCCCGCGTGACGACCAAGGTGACAACGAAGCAGCTGTCGACGGCGCGTGGCTGCGTTCTCGGGCTTGTGCTTGGTGACGCCATCGGTGCCGCGGACGCCGAGGTGGCGTCCAGTAGCACACTGCGTGCGACCAGCGCCGCCCAGCTCGCCTGTTTCACGATCGAGGGTGTCATCCGGGCGCACGTGCGGATGACACACAAAGGGATCTGTCACCCGCCGGGCTTGGTCTGGCATGCCTACGCACGCTGGGCCAGCATGCAGGGCATTTCTGGGATCACGCCGTGGGAGAAGGAGGTCTGGCCGGATGGCTGGCTCGCTCAGGTGCCGGTGCTGGCCGCTCGGCGTGGTTCGGCGCCGGCAACTGTCACGGCGCTGCAGAACGGCACGATGGGCCAGATCGACAAGCCGGCTGGGAGCAGTGTCGGCGCGCACGCGCTGACCCGCGTCCTTCCGGCCGGGCTCGTCGGCGACTGGGTTGCAGAGCCTGGCCGCTTCGCGGCGGAGATCGCAGCGACCACCCACGCCGGTGAAGCCGTGCATGCCGCCGCCGTCGGCGCGAGGATCGTCGCCAACATCGTCAAGGGCCAGGGCATCGAGGAGGCAGTACAGCAGTCGGAGTCGGAGGGCATGAGCCTTCTGAAGCAGCCGTTCGATTCTCCCGTCGCCTCCGCCGTGGAGACCGCACGATCTCAACCTCGGCAGACCACGAAGCTGGCCCATCTCACACCCGATGCCCGAGCTGCGGCCGCGCTGGCCGGAGGCGTCTATGTCGCGCTCTCCTTTCCCGAGCGCGACCAGATCCGCGATGCCCTGCTGTTCGCCGCGTCTGGCAGCAACGGAAACCACGTCGCTGCGGTCGCTGGCGCTCTGCTGGGTGCTGCCCACGGAGCCGACGCCTTGCCCCTCGACTGGGTGTCCCGATTGGAGCTGGCGTGGGTCGCCGACGTCCTGGCTCGTGACCTCATCGCTGAGTTCGTCGACAAGCCGTCCGGCACCGAATACACCCCAGGTGGCGATCCGCACTGGTGGAATCGCTATCCGGGCTGGTGA
- a CDS encoding DUF2637 domain-containing protein, translating to MSEPRTPLPARADRAARVEGVVQVVIMLAIGAAAAAASFTHVHDVAEAHGQPGWLAWADAVVLELMSVAGGLELRRRKRLGAHLWFPAVVLVVAVVLSLGAQVVEAEPSVIGWLAAALPAVGFLAMVKIALGRTGSGPAAMVPASAAVPDGPGRPQQPTTVADDGPPPATVDDEIRDLLPVARKAADDLTGEGRPLSREALADVLRRQGHAMSNARASALVKLIRDQPARPEGPTVDGDTPPAMGKADLPATAVTGSPP from the coding sequence GTGAGCGAACCCCGTACACCACTCCCGGCGCGGGCGGACCGTGCCGCCCGCGTCGAGGGTGTCGTCCAGGTCGTCATCATGCTGGCGATCGGGGCGGCCGCGGCGGCAGCCTCGTTCACGCACGTGCACGACGTCGCCGAGGCACACGGCCAGCCAGGGTGGCTGGCGTGGGCCGACGCCGTGGTGCTGGAGTTGATGTCCGTGGCCGGAGGCCTGGAACTCCGGCGCCGTAAACGCCTCGGTGCTCACCTGTGGTTCCCGGCCGTGGTGCTGGTCGTCGCTGTGGTGCTGTCGCTGGGCGCGCAGGTCGTGGAGGCCGAGCCGTCGGTCATCGGCTGGCTCGCGGCGGCGCTACCCGCGGTCGGGTTCCTGGCCATGGTGAAGATCGCACTCGGCCGGACGGGATCCGGCCCGGCTGCCATGGTCCCGGCCTCGGCGGCCGTCCCGGACGGTCCCGGACGTCCGCAACAGCCCACGACTGTCGCGGACGACGGTCCGCCACCCGCGACGGTCGATGACGAGATCCGCGACCTACTCCCCGTCGCCCGCAAAGCCGCGGACGACCTGACCGGCGAGGGTCGCCCGCTGTCACGCGAAGCCCTGGCCGATGTGCTACGCCGACAGGGCCACGCGATGTCGAACGCGCGGGCGTCCGCACTGGTCAAGCTCATCCGCGACCAACCCGCCCGCCCCGAAGGACCGACCGTAGACGGCGACACACCCCCGGCCATGGGGAAAGCCGACCTGCCGGCTACCGCCGTCACCGGCTCGCCGCCGTGA